A genomic segment from Rubrobacter tropicus encodes:
- a CDS encoding MFS transporter — MGASRRLGFAGFVATAVTFGPARNGYGLFLPEIREEFGLSTQMLGFIASGLYVGYLAALLAVGLLAARNGPRLPVTIGLLSAGVGMALVAFSHSVTVLAAGVVIAGTAAGWSWAPYNDTVGRTVPAASGDRVLSVISTGTTLGVAVAGLAALAATTHGLPWRTAWFGFAAGALAAAVSNAALLPRGTGFPGNGRAVDRPGLRWFWRPASAPLFVVAFCFGVVNAVYWSFAVDAVSGATGPPAVTGPLLYATLGTSGFAGLLTGDTVARFGLRRTLCVTLVCVGIAAGLLGLAPALLPAVMASAVLFGAGTMFMSALLSLWSSAAFRERPSSGFSAALLFFGGGGVVGPALVGATVGESGLRPAFAFMAALSVATAFIRPKRRVRGPEPREY, encoded by the coding sequence GTGGGCGCATCGAGGCGGTTGGGCTTCGCCGGGTTCGTCGCCACGGCTGTAACCTTCGGTCCGGCCCGCAACGGTTACGGTCTATTCCTGCCGGAGATACGAGAAGAGTTCGGGCTGTCCACGCAGATGCTCGGGTTCATAGCGAGTGGGCTCTACGTGGGTTATCTGGCTGCGTTGCTCGCCGTTGGTCTGCTCGCCGCCAGGAACGGCCCGCGTCTGCCGGTGACGATCGGGCTCCTCTCGGCCGGCGTGGGGATGGCCCTGGTGGCGTTCTCCCATAGCGTGACGGTTCTGGCTGCGGGCGTCGTCATCGCCGGAACTGCTGCGGGCTGGTCATGGGCACCGTACAACGACACCGTGGGACGGACGGTGCCGGCCGCTTCGGGGGACAGGGTACTCTCGGTCATAAGCACGGGCACGACGTTGGGAGTTGCGGTCGCCGGGCTGGCCGCTCTGGCGGCGACGACCCACGGGCTCCCGTGGCGCACCGCCTGGTTCGGTTTCGCCGCGGGCGCCCTGGCCGCCGCGGTGTCCAACGCCGCGCTCCTTCCGCGGGGCACCGGGTTCCCGGGAAACGGGCGGGCGGTGGATCGGCCGGGATTGCGGTGGTTTTGGCGCCCGGCGTCCGCGCCGCTGTTTGTCGTGGCGTTCTGCTTCGGGGTGGTCAACGCGGTGTACTGGTCCTTCGCCGTGGACGCGGTCTCCGGCGCGACCGGCCCCCCTGCGGTAACGGGACCGCTACTCTATGCGACCCTCGGGACCTCGGGGTTCGCCGGACTTCTCACCGGGGACACGGTGGCCCGTTTCGGGCTGCGGCGTACGCTCTGCGTGACGCTCGTCTGCGTAGGCATCGCGGCCGGGCTTCTCGGCCTGGCGCCGGCTCTGCTTCCGGCCGTGATGGCCTCGGCGGTTCTCTTTGGGGCCGGCACGATGTTCATGAGCGCGCTGCTGTCTTTGTGGAGTTCGGCCGCATTTCGCGAGCGGCCTTCGTCCGGCTTCAGCGCCGCCCTGCTCTTTTTCGGAGGCGGGGGCGTCGTCGGCCCCGCCCTCGTGGGCGCGACGGTGGGAGAATCCGGCCTCAGGCCTGCCTTTGCCTTTATGGCCGCGCTCTCCGTCGCTACGGCGTTCATCCGTCCCAAACGGCGAGTACGTGGACCAGAACCCCGCGAGTATTGA
- a CDS encoding alpha/beta fold hydrolase, with translation MRLENRVRTDVGEVAYGVFGEGSPVVLVHGTPSRSHIWRGVVSRLAERHAVYVYDLPGFGKSERHEGQDISIAAQGRVLAGLVERWGLKEPAVAGHDIGGGIVLRAHLLEGTSFRKISLLDAVVLTPWGTPALRHVREHLGAYRTMPTEVFEAYVAARLEGTTSRKMDREVSEAYLSQWRGPEGQAAYLRKDEALIERDTAEVERLLGDVRAPVLVVWGGEDAWLHPSQAEALVRKIPGAELRFVAGAGHFVMEDAPGRVAEILAGFFAEIPPGANP, from the coding sequence TTGAGGCTTGAGAATCGGGTACGGACGGATGTCGGCGAGGTGGCCTACGGGGTCTTCGGGGAGGGCTCGCCGGTGGTCCTGGTGCACGGGACTCCGAGCCGTTCGCACATCTGGCGGGGCGTGGTTTCGCGGTTGGCGGAGCGTCACGCGGTCTACGTTTACGACCTGCCGGGCTTCGGGAAGTCCGAGAGGCACGAGGGTCAGGACATCTCCATAGCCGCGCAGGGAAGGGTGCTGGCCGGGCTCGTCGAGCGGTGGGGTTTGAAGGAGCCGGCGGTAGCGGGGCACGACATAGGTGGTGGGATCGTTTTGCGGGCCCACCTTCTCGAAGGAACTTCTTTCAGGAAGATCTCGCTCCTCGACGCGGTGGTCCTGACGCCGTGGGGAACGCCTGCGCTGAGACACGTCAGGGAGCATCTGGGCGCCTACCGGACGATGCCGACAGAAGTCTTCGAAGCATACGTCGCCGCCCGCCTGGAAGGGACCACGAGCCGTAAGATGGACAGGGAAGTATCAGAGGCCTACCTTTCGCAGTGGCGCGGGCCGGAGGGTCAGGCGGCGTACCTGAGAAAGGACGAGGCGCTCATAGAGCGGGACACCGCGGAAGTCGAGCGGCTGTTGGGAGATGTTCGGGCGCCCGTGCTGGTGGTGTGGGGCGGGGAGGACGCGTGGCTCCATCCTTCGCAGGCCGAGGCCCTGGTAAGGAAGATACCCGGTGCCGAACTGCGGTTCGTCGCTGGTGCAGGGCACTTCGTGATGGAGGACGCGCCCGGGAGGGTGGCGGAGATCTTGGCAGGGTTCTTCGCGGAGATCCCGCCCGGCGCGAACCCGTAG
- a CDS encoding NADPH-dependent F420 reductase, whose translation MNIGVIGSGNIGANAAKLFAAAGHRVAVSNSRGPETLGELVRGIGPNARAATVEEAAGFGDVVMEAIPFGLYESLPAGGLAGKIFVTASNYYPGRDGEIDHDGLASSELVQRHLPGARVVKAFNTIYYERLRDNGRPDAPLEDREVVFVAGDDGEAKRVVSGLIEEIGFAPVDTGTLAGSRRQEPGSPIYNVPMGPEKAREMLAEMG comes from the coding sequence GTGAACATCGGGGTCATAGGATCGGGCAACATCGGCGCCAACGCGGCGAAGCTGTTCGCGGCGGCCGGCCACAGGGTAGCCGTCAGCAACTCGCGCGGGCCAGAGACGTTGGGCGAGCTGGTCCGGGGGATCGGGCCAAACGCCCGCGCCGCCACCGTCGAGGAGGCGGCCGGGTTCGGGGACGTCGTGATGGAGGCCATCCCCTTCGGGCTCTACGAAAGCTTGCCGGCCGGAGGGCTCGCGGGCAAGATCTTCGTGACCGCGTCCAACTACTACCCCGGGCGCGACGGGGAGATAGACCACGATGGGCTGGCGTCCAGCGAATTGGTCCAGAGGCACCTCCCGGGGGCCCGCGTCGTAAAGGCCTTCAACACCATCTACTACGAGAGGCTGCGGGACAACGGCCGTCCCGACGCGCCGCTGGAGGACCGGGAAGTCGTCTTTGTGGCCGGGGACGACGGGGAGGCAAAGAGGGTAGTCTCCGGCCTGATCGAGGAGATAGGCTTCGCCCCCGTGGACACGGGCACGCTCGCCGGGAGCCGCAGACAGGAGCCGGGCTCCCCCATCTACAACGTCCCCATGGGGCCGGAGAAGGCCCGCGAGATGCTCGCCGAAATGGGTTAA
- a CDS encoding NAD-dependent epimerase/dehydratase family protein, with product MKNVVVTGGSGKAGRAVIRDLLQNGYEVLNVDLLPPKEDLCPSLEVDLTDLGQTFEVLTGADAVVHLGAIPAPGRRPEGETFRNNTVSTHNVFSAAVSLGLERVVWASSETTLGLPFDREKPFYAPIDEEHPLYPESSYALSKVLSEEMARQLNRTGGIPFVGLRFSNIMEPHDYARFPGFWDDPMLRKWNLWGYVDARDVAQSCRVGLEADVTGAEAFIIAAADTVMNRPNAELMAEVFPGVPLKDGTGNFDTLLSIDKARDLLGYAPDHSWRNHL from the coding sequence GTGAAAAACGTCGTGGTAACGGGCGGGAGCGGCAAGGCGGGGCGGGCGGTGATCCGGGACCTCCTCCAGAACGGCTACGAGGTCCTAAACGTTGACCTGCTTCCCCCGAAAGAAGACCTCTGCCCCTCCCTCGAAGTGGACCTCACGGACCTCGGACAAACGTTCGAGGTTTTGACCGGCGCGGATGCGGTGGTCCACCTGGGCGCGATCCCGGCCCCCGGACGCCGCCCCGAGGGCGAGACGTTCCGCAATAACACCGTGAGCACCCACAACGTCTTCTCGGCCGCGGTCTCTCTCGGGCTCGAAAGGGTGGTCTGGGCCTCCAGCGAGACCACCCTGGGACTCCCGTTCGACCGCGAGAAGCCTTTTTACGCGCCCATAGACGAGGAACACCCACTCTACCCGGAGTCCAGCTACGCTCTCTCGAAGGTCCTCTCCGAAGAGATGGCCCGCCAGCTCAACCGGACGGGCGGCATCCCGTTCGTGGGCCTGCGGTTCTCGAACATCATGGAGCCCCACGACTACGCGAGGTTCCCCGGCTTCTGGGACGACCCGATGCTCCGCAAGTGGAACCTGTGGGGCTACGTGGACGCCCGCGACGTTGCCCAGAGCTGCCGCGTGGGCCTCGAGGCCGACGTCACCGGCGCGGAGGCGTTCATCATCGCGGCGGCCGATACGGTAATGAACCGGCCCAACGCGGAGTTGATGGCCGAGGTCTTCCCCGGCGTTCCCCTGAAAGACGGAACCGGAAACTTCGACACGCTCCTCTCGATAGACAAGGCCCGAGACTTGCTCGGGTACGCCCCGGATCACTCGTGGCGTAACCACCTGTAA
- a CDS encoding CGNR zinc finger domain-containing protein, producing the protein MERKRQEGRDLDGLRLKPAPGPLALVQGFVNTRNVMHDYDLLEGTREAAAWLSERDLLDKGVPLEKEELARLLVLREGLRELLLAHNGGSAERSVEILNELAEDALLCLRFDEEGKPDLLPAGSGTAAGGVTARLLVAAVRASSEGTWRRLKVCRNEDCLWAFYDGSRNRSGSWCTMDVCGSRAKMRAYRQRRSS; encoded by the coding sequence ATGGAGAGAAAACGTCAAGAAGGTCGGGACCTCGATGGCCTGAGGTTGAAGCCTGCGCCGGGACCGTTGGCGCTGGTACAGGGTTTCGTAAACACAAGGAACGTTATGCACGACTACGACTTGTTGGAGGGTACTCGGGAGGCGGCCGCCTGGCTGTCCGAGCGGGATCTATTGGATAAGGGCGTCCCGTTAGAAAAAGAGGAACTGGCCCGGCTGTTGGTACTTCGGGAGGGGTTGCGGGAACTGCTCCTGGCCCACAACGGGGGGAGCGCGGAGAGAAGCGTCGAGATCCTGAACGAGTTGGCGGAAGACGCGCTCCTGTGTCTACGCTTCGACGAGGAAGGCAAGCCCGACCTGTTGCCGGCGGGCTCGGGTACCGCGGCTGGCGGGGTGACGGCCCGTCTGCTCGTCGCGGCGGTGCGCGCGTCGTCGGAGGGAACCTGGCGGCGGCTCAAGGTCTGTCGCAACGAGGACTGTTTGTGGGCCTTCTACGACGGCTCCAGGAACCGCTCGGGCAGCTGGTGCACGATGGATGTGTGCGGTTCCAGGGCCAAGATGCGTGCCTACCGGCAGCGCAGGTCCTCCTAG
- the trxA gene encoding thioredoxin, which produces MSEVRQVGTAGWDAEVLGSEKPVLVDLWAAWCGPCRKVGPIVDEISTERADSLSVFKLNVDENPDVAMRYGVNSIPTLLVFRDGEEVGRVVGALPKARIEAQLDEALDGARA; this is translated from the coding sequence ATGTCCGAGGTGAGGCAGGTTGGAACGGCGGGTTGGGACGCTGAGGTTCTGGGGTCTGAGAAGCCGGTGCTGGTGGACCTGTGGGCCGCGTGGTGCGGTCCCTGCCGCAAGGTGGGTCCCATAGTCGATGAGATCTCCACGGAGAGGGCCGACAGCTTGAGCGTCTTCAAGCTCAACGTGGACGAGAACCCGGATGTGGCGATGCGCTACGGGGTGAACTCGATCCCGACGCTGCTAGTCTTCAGGGACGGCGAAGAGGTGGGGCGCGTCGTCGGCGCGTTGCCGAAGGCCCGCATAGAGGCCCAGCTCGACGAGGCGCTAGACGGGGCGCGGGCGTGA
- a CDS encoding ArsR/SmtB family transcription factor, translating to MDLERRAKVFAALSDPNRLRIVELLREREELCGKEVAGALGISLSLYSHHARALREAGIITRRKSGQTGYCSLDRELLADALGPLSR from the coding sequence GTGGATCTCGAGCGTCGGGCGAAGGTTTTCGCGGCGCTTTCGGACCCGAACCGGTTGAGGATCGTGGAACTGCTCAGGGAGCGGGAGGAGTTGTGCGGCAAGGAGGTTGCGGGGGCTTTGGGTATAAGCCTCTCGCTCTACTCCCACCACGCCCGGGCGCTCAGGGAGGCCGGCATCATCACGCGCCGCAAAAGCGGGCAGACCGGGTATTGTTCCCTGGACCGGGAGCTGCTGGCGGACGCCCTGGGGCCCCTCAGCCGCTAG
- a CDS encoding putative sensor domain DACNV-containing protein, translating into MRERWARYPDDTGDSDGGEGALPEASVMEALLSTCYQASLLREEERPVIFRMIFASPEEFPEGDGPPEGLHRLEFDKPRPFDEHELRRLSPAADFDRSLIGVSHDDDGDLKVWGVVHSGPRWLRGVQGGREPSAPLPPVPVVEVEGPGRLQVRKGSVSIAELEAGRLGDSYTDVFASWWLPEMFAPVRAELVELHEEARREAASVEEPWAPLDHDLSRKVAQQMFRRLVSTVRDARHGGTIIIVPPERADEVLAGRRVSLKHAFVDGEPRRRFRTLIVRIMNRLAQSHGRGEEAAYPRAVGWEEYVWSEDRELAELDEAIFEFAHLVAGLAAVDGAVVMTRRFELLGFGGEISGELEPVQTVRNALDLEGESTIEEGTQGVGTRHRSAYRLAGSLPDVLLVVISQDGDARFVRDKDGAVTCWDQA; encoded by the coding sequence GTGCGGGAGCGGTGGGCAAGGTACCCGGACGATACGGGGGACTCGGACGGCGGGGAGGGGGCGTTGCCGGAGGCGTCCGTGATGGAGGCTTTGCTTTCCACCTGTTACCAGGCGAGCCTCTTGCGCGAAGAAGAGCGGCCCGTGATCTTCCGCATGATCTTCGCCTCCCCCGAGGAGTTTCCGGAGGGCGATGGCCCGCCAGAAGGGCTGCACCGGCTTGAGTTCGACAAACCCCGCCCCTTCGACGAGCATGAGCTCAGGCGCCTCTCCCCGGCCGCCGACTTCGACCGGTCCCTGATCGGGGTCTCGCACGACGACGACGGGGACCTGAAGGTCTGGGGCGTCGTCCACTCCGGGCCGCGCTGGCTCAGGGGCGTGCAGGGCGGGCGGGAGCCTTCGGCGCCGCTGCCGCCCGTGCCGGTCGTCGAGGTAGAGGGCCCCGGGCGTCTGCAGGTGAGGAAAGGCTCCGTCTCCATCGCGGAGCTGGAGGCCGGCCGGCTCGGCGACTCGTACACCGACGTCTTCGCCAGCTGGTGGCTCCCCGAAATGTTCGCGCCCGTGCGGGCCGAGCTCGTGGAGCTCCACGAAGAGGCGCGTCGGGAGGCCGCCTCCGTCGAGGAGCCGTGGGCGCCGCTCGACCACGACCTCTCGCGCAAGGTGGCCCAGCAGATGTTCCGCAGGCTCGTCTCGACCGTGCGCGACGCGCGCCACGGGGGCACCATTATCATAGTCCCGCCGGAGAGGGCCGATGAGGTGCTCGCGGGCAGACGCGTCTCCCTCAAACACGCGTTCGTGGACGGCGAGCCCAGGCGGCGTTTTCGGACCCTGATCGTGCGCATAATGAACCGCCTGGCCCAGTCCCACGGCAGGGGCGAGGAGGCGGCCTACCCGAGGGCGGTCGGGTGGGAGGAGTACGTCTGGAGCGAGGACCGCGAGCTGGCCGAGCTCGACGAGGCGATCTTCGAGTTCGCCCACCTCGTCGCGGGCCTCGCCGCCGTCGACGGCGCCGTCGTGATGACCCGCCGCTTCGAGCTCCTGGGCTTCGGGGGTGAGATATCCGGCGAACTGGAGCCCGTCCAGACCGTCCGAAACGCCCTCGACCTCGAAGGCGAGAGCACCATAGAGGAAGGCACGCAAGGGGTCGGCACCCGGCACCGCTCCGCCTACCGCCTGGCGGGGTCTCTCCCGGACGTCCTGCTGGTCGTGATCTCCCAGGACGGCGACGCCCGCTTCGTCAGGGATAAAGACGGCGCGGTGACGTGCTGGGATCAGGCGTAG